One stretch of Filifactor alocis ATCC 35896 DNA includes these proteins:
- a CDS encoding MBL fold metallo-hydrolase: MLLKVLIENTACSEEFHHEHGLSLYLEANGKKMLFDVGASDLFYENAKKMGVAVENVDFLVISHGHSDHGGGLERFLQANKRAKVYLPPHAFEKHYSLRVENKPVYIGLNEELEHEKRLVVMQEGMTELEKGFFVFSSIPLKEATPQSNQFLFMEKNGILEHDTFEHEQNLVIEEGNKKIVITGCAHNGIVNIIEEFKKLFHCEPDNVLGGFHLSNPANGEPEDADKLKQVGEYFLSHKTNYYTCHCTGLKAYQLLKDQMQDRINYLSAGTEIEL, from the coding sequence ATGTTATTAAAAGTATTGATTGAAAATACAGCTTGTTCAGAAGAATTTCATCATGAGCACGGACTGAGTCTTTATCTTGAGGCAAATGGCAAAAAGATGTTGTTCGATGTCGGTGCAAGTGATTTGTTTTATGAAAATGCAAAAAAAATGGGAGTTGCCGTAGAGAATGTGGATTTCTTGGTAATTTCTCACGGCCATAGCGATCATGGCGGTGGACTGGAAAGATTCTTACAAGCAAACAAGCGGGCAAAAGTGTATCTGCCCCCTCATGCATTCGAAAAACATTATTCTCTGAGAGTGGAGAACAAACCTGTCTATATCGGATTAAATGAGGAACTGGAACATGAAAAACGCCTTGTTGTGATGCAGGAGGGAATGACCGAATTGGAAAAAGGGTTCTTTGTATTTTCCAGTATTCCGTTGAAAGAGGCGACACCTCAATCAAACCAATTTTTATTTATGGAAAAAAACGGAATTTTGGAACACGACACCTTTGAACACGAACAAAATTTGGTCATTGAAGAAGGAAACAAAAAAATTGTGATTACAGGATGTGCCCACAACGGAATTGTAAATATTATAGAAGAGTTCAAAAAGTTATTTCATTGTGAACCGGACAATGTGTTGGGCGGATTTCATTTGAGTAATCCGGCGAATGGAGAACCCGAAGATGCGGATAAGCTGAAACAAGTGGGAGAGTATTTTTTGAGTCACAAGACAAATTATTATACTTGCCACTGTACAGGGCTCAAAGCTTATCAGTTGTTGAAAGACCAAATGCAGGACAGAATCAACTATCTCTCTGCCGGAACAGAGATAGAATTGTAG